In Isoptericola variabilis 225, the genomic window GGCACACGAACAGGTCGGGGAGCCACGGGTCGGGTCGGTTGTACTCGAGCGGCGAGCCGTCGAGCCTCGTGCACACGAGCCCGGCCGCCGACGCCACGGCGACGGGCGCGGCCGAGTCCCACTCGTACTGCCCGCCGGCGTGGACGTAGGCGTCGACCGTACCCTCGACGACGGCGGCGACCTTCACGCCGGCCGACCCCATCGGAACGAGCTCGACGTCGCCCCGCGCGGCGAGCGCGGTGACGAACGCGGGCGGGCGACTGCGGCTCGCGGCCAGGCGCAGCGGCCGGCGCCCCGCGAGGACGTCGTCGACGTGGTCGACGTGGTCGACGTCGTCCGCGGGCTGCTGCGGGCCGGCTCCGACCGTGCCGTGCACGACGCCGCGCGCGGGCAGCGCCACCGCACCGGCCGACAGGCCCGCCCCGCGCTCCCACAGCGCGATGTGCACCGCGAAGTCGTCCCGCCAGCCGCCGTCGGGCGTGCGCTCGGCGAACTCGCGCGTGCCGTCGAGCGGGTCGACGATCCACACGCGGTCCGCCAGCAGCCGCGCCGGGTCGTCGGCGGCCTCCTCGGAGAGCACCGCGTCGCCCGGGCGGGCGTGCCCGAGCGCCGCGGCGAGCCACGCCTGCGCGGCGGCGTCGCCGGCGTCGCGCAGCGCACGGCCCGCGAGCCCGGTCCGCCCGGCGTCGTCGCGCAGGCCGAGCAGGACCCGGCCCGCGCTGCGCGCGAGCGCGACCGCGAGCGACGCGTCGTCGTGCGACGCGTCGGGCGGCGGCGGGCTCTGGCGGCTCATCGGCTCCTCGATCCGGGGTGTCCATTTACTGGTCCCACAGAGTGGACAGGTTCCGGGCGAGGCTAGCATCGCCACCATGCCGACCCGCAGGGTGCACCACCGACCGAGACACGCGACGCCGTACGGCGGCGCGTGTTGTCGTGTCGCCGGCACCCGCGGGCGGGGGCGGACCGCGCGATGAGCCTCGACCTGCCCCTGGTCGTGGGCGGGTTGCTCGTGGGCTTCGTCGTCGGGCTGACGGGCATGGGCGGTGGCGCGCTCATGACCCCGATGCTCGTCTTCGTCTTCCGTGTCGACCCGTTGACGGCCGTCTCGAGCGACATCGTCGCGAGCCTCTTCATGAAGCCGGCGGGCGCGATCGTCCACCTGCGGCGGCGCACCGTGAACCTCCGGCTCGTC contains:
- a CDS encoding 3'(2'),5'-bisphosphate nucleotidase CysQ, with translation MSRQSPPPPDASHDDASLAVALARSAGRVLLGLRDDAGRTGLAGRALRDAGDAAAQAWLAAALGHARPGDAVLSEEAADDPARLLADRVWIVDPLDGTREFAERTPDGGWRDDFAVHIALWERGAGLSAGAVALPARGVVHGTVGAGPQQPADDVDHVDHVDDVLAGRRPLRLAASRSRPPAFVTALAARGDVELVPMGSAGVKVAAVVEGTVDAYVHAGGQYEWDSAAPVAVASAAGLVCTRLDGSPLEYNRPDPWLPDLFVCHPALAPHLRAALSQTGPRSKEGAQP